gaacgggccctcgcaaacttgcgcaactcggacgtcacgcaactcggacagtgtgcaggtcagggtggtggcagatcgtcctctctaatcatcccaTTAGAACctcacatgctcgaaagtcgcctcttaaaattcacacacctaatagataaaaacccctattggaaagagtactacaaaaaaggaggcgctagTGAGCTgtacagccaagcccttattcaaaaccaaaatgaatctaactgggccaattcgaccaagtgtaccaaattctgtggctctataagctgcctgagtctctgaaaaaaaaaaaattccttttaatagcgaacaaagggtcatcacggcaacagacagagacatttggacatgggccgtgaaataagtattacaaaaggtcttgaaattacaatgaccaagctgaaaagaactggacatatattagaaaaaattagtgactttctattgccactagttggcgctgtagggttgatgcaaatgacccctacaggacccttcagagtatgactcaacaagcacgagatgtttggcgcagatgtgttgtagaagttatgactgttcaaaacttttggtgagacgaaatgggttcagtcatttttacttctcctgttggacccttctgcttcacccaaacctcagtatttttcatcaggcacctgaacacatgtcttaaggctcccctcttgcaggtttgaggtgaatagattttttttccttggaggaggagcctgtttcgtaaaaaaaggcatttcctgttcccactaggtggcgctaggcctaatgggtaatatttcaatgcactcttgTTAAGGTTGGGATCCCGTACATACATGcctgatatgaaaaagattgaacgttgtttcaaggagctattagtcatttactgaatttgtcattttgccggaaAAATGGCttgctttggcaccacgcccaggtcagacccatgaatgaaaacgcaccattttgaaaattttagatctcctatgtctcctgaatagtctaaccaattttgaagatgatcaaactaattccctctgtgacaaggtctcaaatgtgcaccctgttaattgataaaaatttcacatttgatccaaaatacccgatttcctgttgggtttggaatattggttcaagagactttttggagcagttttgcacaaggtatcgactccccaaatttcataacTCTACGTTaagaaaacctaataggaaacgcctttttgaaaaattcaagggggcgccactgagccattttgttacatttttttgtaacgtcgcaagattatcgaaatccacgcaaagccgcatgtatgtgcacaatTTGGTGAGATTtcatgcatgttcaggcctccaaatgtatactttactacaaatggataaaaagttcacattccatccaaaataaccgattttctgttggatttggaaaatgggtgcaagagactttttggagcagttttgcaaaaggtatggactccccaaatttcattgctctacgttgaaaaaacccaataggaaaggccttttttaaaactcctttctgtcgccactagttggcactgtagagttgatgcaaatgacccctaccagacccttcagagtatgactctcaacaagcacgggaagtttggcgcagatatgttgtatatctgccaagttatgactgttcaaagtcttttgcgagacaaattgttgacggtcattttcactttcctgtttggacccctccgcttcaacgaaacctcaatatttttcatcaggcacctgaacacaggtcttaaggctcccctgatgcaggtttgaggtcaacagattttttttccttggaggaggaacctgtctcgtaaaaaaaggcatttcctgttctcactagggggcgctaggcctaatgggtaatatttcaatgcactcgtgttaagggtgggatgtcgcacatacatgccagatatgaaaaagattgaacgttgtgtgaaggaactattagtcatttactgaatttgtcattttgccgaaaaaatggccgactttggcactacgcccaggtcagacccgtgaatgaaaacacaccattttaaaaacttaagacctcatatgtctccttaacagtcttaccaattttgaagatgatccaactaactccctcggcgaaaaggcctcaaatgtgcaccctgtaaacgataaaaatttcatattcgatccaaaataaccgatttcctgttgggtttggaatatgggtgccaatgcttttttggagcggttttagacaaggtatagactccccaaatttcattgctctacgttgacagaccctaatgttataggccaattttaaaatttcaagggggcgccactgagccattttgttacattttttttcaacgttgcaaaattatcgaaatttacaattttccgcacgtatgtgcaaattttggtgacttttcgtgcatgttcaggcctccaaattggccgttttcatttgccctaaaaaaaaaataataataataatcctttgcaaaacaatagggccttcgcacgcctagtgctcgggccctaattaataTGTATAgaatggatcaaatgtgaaaagcGCTTGtaaaagaatcggcaaaaatagcaatttttttttaatacaagctCACGGTCTTACATGACAGATGATTACAGTGAAAGTGGTAAGGCAAGGTGGCAAATAAAATTCGATTTTGCAAACCGAGAGATACGACTACAACACATAACTGGAAATGTTGgtttgtagcacctcacaagggagaTGCAGCAGCAAGCAGTAGTAGCTATGAATAGAataccacaggtgcagagcagGGAGGTGGGATTGCAAAGATCAGTAAGTGAATATTATAATtgatataatcaattacgtggagTCTTTAGAGTGCCATAAAATTGAATTAATTAGaatgctttgttaaaaaaaaaaaaagggggttcCTGCTACGTTTCTGCCTTGGAAATCATATGTCTAAGTATTTTACATCTATCTCGAAGGGGGAAAAGCTATATGAACAAAATTTGATAATAAGTCTTGCTATATGAAAGCTAACCTATACTGATAGCTTGTAGCTCAAGTGTGGCATATACATGGTACAGTATTTGTATACCgccgtgtattgtgcagttgtgtTGAATGCATGCATGTTCTTTGTTACAGTTTCACAAACTTAAATGAATTGCTTCAtacaaaaacaagaaaagaccaagccttgtgtttTATTTGAGGACATTCAATGTTAGCTAGCTGTCGGGCAGTGGACACGGAAATGCACTGTTTTGGGCAATACACTTATGTACTTTTGTATTTTTAAGACCTGAAAAGTAacgaaataatccagaaatacaatggcgtttccaaaagaaacaaaaatatacacgtTTTATCCTCCGAAACATTCTTGGAAAAAGAGGAAGAGGAAATGCAgtcctgtaacatgtttggaacttttgttcagatATTCATTTCTGTTAttcttattcttttttttttttttttttttgtaacgcaTCGGGACTCTTTtaaggcagattctcaaaaacaCGTGACTCAGACTcgaatgcaaaaatatgtgaccgGGTCACCTATTTTAAGTGgaccggtctgaggcatgaaattcccgggctgaaaatgagtccTACTCTGGCCCTGATTTCACAGCATGGGAATTGACTTGAACAAAccagttttgtgtttttgtgtgctaCAGATGTTGATGAAAAATACCTTGGTCTTGTGCGGGAGCAGCTGCCAGAGTTCCTTCAAATTAAAGAGAAAGACAAGACCGAAACCTCACACatcaaagaagaagaagaggagtATGATATAACCAAATTGCCATTGACTCTTGTCCCTTTGAAGAGTGAAGATGAAGACAATGGTTGGAGTGGCGGGAACCAAGGGATGGAGCCTCCAGGCAGGAGCTTAAGTCTTCTCATGGCAGAAGGTGATGAAGTGTGTAACCTAATAGCGCCGCTATCAGATAGTGATGACGTTGCTGACACGGATGATGACATTGGTGAACACTCAATGGGTGGTAtgacatttctcaaagataccaATTGCTGTACTGTGTGTGGGAAAACATTTAGTTCAAAGGGCAGTTTGAAAGTTCACATCAGAACGCACACAGGAGAAAAACGTTTTTCCTGCGCACTTTGTGGAAAAACATTCTCCCAGAAGGCACGATTGATAACACAtgaaagaacacacactggagaaaaactttTTGTATGTTCTTTTTGTGGGAAAAGATTCTCGGAAAAGTCAAGCTTGAcaacacacacaagaacacacacttgcAAGAAACCTTatgcctgctcagtttgtggtaaaggCTTCTCTCTAAATtcaagtttaagaagacacacaAGATCGCACAATCGAAAGACGACTTTTTCCTGCTCAACGTGTGGTAAAACTTTTGCCGAAAAGGCACATGTAAGAAGACACAATAGAACGCACACCGGAGAGAAACCCTtcacctgttcattttgtggtaAAATCTTTTCCGAGAAGGCAAAGATGGCAATACACattagaacacacactggagagaaacctttttcctgcataATTTGTGGTAAAAACTTTTCTATCATGGGAAATTtaacaacacacaaaaaaacacacacaggggAAAAGTCCtttgcctgctcagtttgtggccatAGATTCTTTCAAAAGGGAAATTTGATAAGACATACAAAAACACACACTACGGAGAAAGCATTGGCACGCCTTGAGCGCTCTAAAAGATTGTCTCGTTTTGCCCGGAGAAGAAAAGCGTATACAATGATATAGTTTTGCCTAGGAGGCAAATGATCCTGACAAATTATTCCGAATGTTCCTATGAGGCTTATGCAGGTGTGGGTATCTCTTGCTCAATGTCTTAATTGTTTAGACCTGTGATAATTTGGCCGCAACCATTTCTGTGACGACCTTGAAGTCAATTATACTCACATTGGATAGTGCAAACATACAGACTTAAACACAGGTATAAAGAAGCGACAAAAAATAGGCACACTCGCTAGTTACTGTACCTGTACAGCCTGTCgctttctttattttcaattcaattttattttattgttcacAAAGTGTACATCATCTTATGCTGAGCTAGGATCGTGTGTGAGTAAGGTCTCCTTAAGAAGCTACT
The DNA window shown above is from Corythoichthys intestinalis isolate RoL2023-P3 chromosome 14, ASM3026506v1, whole genome shotgun sequence and carries:
- the LOC130929749 gene encoding gastrula zinc finger protein XlCGF57.1-like, giving the protein MCAKPTTVHVEELLCRRQEEERQLQMHPRVLLQNIADVDEKYLGLVREQLPEFLQIKEKDKTETSHIKEEEEEYDITKLPLTLVPLKSEDEDNGWSGGNQGMEPPGRSLSLLMAEGDEVCNLIAPLSDSDDVADTDDDIGEHSMGGMTFLKDTNCCTVCGKTFSSKGSLKVHIRTHTGEKRFSCALCGKTFSQKARLITHERTHTGEKLFVCSFCGKRFSEKSSLTTHTRTHTCKKPYACSVCGKGFSLNSSLRRHTRSHNRKTTFSCSTCGKTFAEKAHVRRHNRTHTGEKPFTCSFCGKIFSEKAKMAIHIRTHTGEKPFSCIICGKNFSIMGNLTTHKKTHTGEKSFACSVCGHRFFQKGNLIRHTKTHTTEKALARLERSKRLSRFARRRKAYTMI